DNA sequence from the Solea solea chromosome 12, fSolSol10.1, whole genome shotgun sequence genome:
GGGCGGGGTGCAGTCTTTATGTGTGAGCCCTTGTCTTTGGAGAGAGGCCTTCATTTCCCCTGTGTACACTGAAGGCTGGAAAAACTTGATTCCCCGCACTGCAGCATCTCAACACTCACATCGCAGCTCTTTAACACATTACAGCCAGCATACGCAGTTGCCCACACACTCGCCGTGGTGCAAACTATGTCATTGACGTCCACGCCAAACAACACAACCAGTGACAAATCACATGTGAGACGTATTTGCTGAGAGAAAGCAACTTGTCACGCGTTTACTTCTTAGTCagtggagggttttttttttccctccactgcTGTCACTTTAAACCTCTGCTGCTAACCCACACCCTGACAAATGGAAGAggattttgtatttgtgttaatCAAGAGGAAAAATACAAAATCCATACTCGGACTAAAACTCTTACTGCAAAAGCCATATTTCTATAAGACATTTATGTTTGTACCTTCCTTTACTGCCCACGACCCAGAACCCCACCCTTTTCCTGCCTGTGGAAGACCTGGCACTCGTGCCCTCTGTCTGTGGTGAAAACTGACTGAACCTCAGTCGCAGCAGAGTCGGTGCCCCTGCCCGAAGGCACAGCTCAGCACTATTTTTGGAAGAAAATGTTTCCATGAGCTTTAAGGGCACGGAACCATTTGGTAGCTATTTAGACCCATTTTGTATGGGTGGGTGGATAGattgtgtgtgagggagagagacggTAATGTGCTTACAGTGCTCATTAGCGATGGGTTTAGAGCGCTGGTTCCATTTTGGAGCGTGTGGGTAAAATACTGTTGTCGTCTCTTTTGTTTCTCATTAACAGTGAGAACAGATATTAAGCATTATATGCTGTGTATTAGTGacccaagacaagaccaagtcAAAGTTGTTAAGTTGATGTATGTTATTTTATAGAGTTGGAGAAATGTTAGTCTATCTCCATTCTCTGCTGTCACATCTCTTGCTTTCTCacctgtttactgtgtgtgaggCAAATGTATTTGTGGGTTAGGAGAGAAATCTGTTTACCAGACAATTTAAAAGCAACTCTACTCTCCCAGAAAAACGCACGGCTTCTCCTCTTCGTGTCGTCTCCGTGATGCCACTCCACATGTAAGGAATCACAATAATGATCACAATAAATCAGTTGTAGTCTGTGTCTGAGTCTGAGAAGAGACCTTCAAACACTGGTCTTCTGCATCTCTTCACTGTATCACATGTATGGACCTTTAACATCAGATTTCATTTAAAGGAtggggggggaagaaaagaacatttctttttttaggaaAGGTAACAATAGACACTCTCCAACTGAACTAAAACCCCTTGTACTCACTCCTTatgaagacaagaaaaaaaccaGAAGTCAAATATTAGTGTTTGTCAAAAAGTTATTAAAACCTAACCCCATAAACCTCAGTGTGTAGCAGTATTATGTCCTGTATCCTGCTACTGTATATGGCCATAGTCTAATCATGTCTGGGTGAGTGTATGCAGTAGTGTTTATAGTCTGTCTCAGTCTGTctctgagtgtgagtgagtgtattgTAAGAGTCTGGCTGTGGTCAGTAGCTGCCCAGTGCCCTCCTTTAGGGTCAGTTATGTGGATGCTTTACATTCCTCTGGATTTGTAATGTCTGGCCCGCtgactcccacacacacacacacacacacacacacacacactaataaaaGACTACATTTCATTTATCCACTTATTAAATGACCCGTCCGGCTCACGGAGAGCCTCGTTTTGTCTCTGTCCGGTCTCACCGCTCCTCGCTCTAATAGCTGCTTGATCATCAGTCTTGGAGGAGGTGTCTGCTGACCTGTCCTTCGACTTTGGTTTACCACGACTCCGAGCTACACACTTAAAATTCAGCTTATCTGGGTCACCTGCAGAAACACAGTATGTGAGTAGCAGAGGGCTGGGGCCGAGGCCCAGCGGGGGGTTTAGTATTTGTTATTACAAGGAATTCAGCCTGTCAGGAAATTGGAAAAAATCCGATTTAAAACATGCTTTTATAGAATACCTGAATGACGTGTCACTCAAAAAGTGAGACGGCAGTGAGGATACGGGTTTTCCCTGCCTGAGGAAATGAAGCAGGTGATGTCTCACAGGTCAcctggttgttgttttctcttcctGCTCGActgaataatcacattttaatttcaagGAAATGTTTGTATCCGAGCTGCTCCTAAACCAGACGAAGCTATTTATAGTTAATTGAAGGCAACATCACAGTTGTGTAATGACTTCCTGCTCTTTCTGTGTTATGTCTTTCGTAACGAGTGCATTAAAAAATAGTGACTGGAACGCTTTGTCTGCCTCTGTCTTTCCAGAATATACTACTGGTATGATGAGAGGGGGAAGAAGACAAAGTGCACTGCTCCGCAATATGTCGACTTTGTAATGAGTCTTTGTCAGAAACTGGTCACAGACGAGGAAATCTTTCCTACAAAATACGGTGAGTGTCCCTCAGTTTGCAGGTCTGCTGGCTCTCTAAACCCTGGAGATAAAGTCATATTAGGAGCATGTACAGTAGTGTGTGGttgtgctgccctctgctggtattCAAGGGTACAGTAAACAAGGAGGAATAGGGATGATGTTCCAACAACAGTATAAAAGAAATTAGAATATTTGTCTTTCACTTCATCTGCTGATTTTATTCCTCacttgatgatatttcacacacTACCTACTACACATTATGTGAATATCAGTAAAAATGATGCCTATGTTAAGCATTTTGTCACTccgttttaaagctgcagtacacgatcagtaaaaaaacataatggcTGTAGAAAGTGAAGGAACCTgaagagagaaacacactcttggatttgttgaaaataatgaaaaagacTTTAACACAAGCTCTATTCCtaaaacatgttctttttttcttcccttagGCAAAGAGTTTCCCAACTCCTTTGAGTCCTTGGTAAAGAAGATCTGCCGGTATCTGTTCCACGTGCTGGCTCACCTCTACTGGGCGCACTTTAAAGAGACGGTGGCTCTGGACCTGCAGGGCCACTTGAACACTCTATATGCACATTTCATCGTTTTCGTAAGGGAATTCAACCTGGTCGAGCCCAAGGAGACCTGTATCATGGACGACCTGTCCGAAATCCTCTGCACCCCCGCCCCGCTGCCTGCGCCGGCCCCGGCCTCCTCCGCCCCAGCCTCGgcgccctccccctcctcacaaAACCACGTCACGGAGAGATGAGCGGCGATGGCGGTAACACAACAGCCTT
Encoded proteins:
- the mob2a gene encoding MOB kinase activator 2a isoform X2 — protein: MRFKRNGSYTLNRKSKTKPNGKKPPTEEKKQYLEPEFTKIRVVDFDLKELVVLPREIDLNEWLASNTTTFFNLINLQYSTISEFCTGDTCQAMTACNTIYYWYDERGKKTKCTAPQYVDFVMSLCQKLVTDEEIFPTKYGKEFPNSFESLVKKICRYLFHVLAHLYWAHFKETVALDLQGHLNTLYAHFIVFVREFNLVEPKETCIMDDLSEILCTPAPLPAPAPASSAPASAPSPSSQNHVTER
- the mob2a gene encoding MOB kinase activator 2a isoform X4; amino-acid sequence: MDWLMGKSKTKPNGKKPPTEEKKQYLEPEFTKIRVVDFDLKELVVLPREIDLNEWLASNTTTFFNLINLQYSTISEFCTGDTCQAMTACNTIYYWYDERGKKTKCTAPQYVDFVMSLCQKLVTDEEIFPTKYGKEFPNSFESLVKKICRYLFHVLAHLYWAHFKETVALDLQGHLNTLYAHFIVFVREFNLVEPKETCIMDDLSEILCTPAPLPAPAPASSAPASAPSPSSQNHVTER
- the mob2a gene encoding MOB kinase activator 2a isoform X3, which encodes MGVLVCCDCFFYRKSKTKPNGKKPPTEEKKQYLEPEFTKIRVVDFDLKELVVLPREIDLNEWLASNTTTFFNLINLQYSTISEFCTGDTCQAMTACNTIYYWYDERGKKTKCTAPQYVDFVMSLCQKLVTDEEIFPTKYGKEFPNSFESLVKKICRYLFHVLAHLYWAHFKETVALDLQGHLNTLYAHFIVFVREFNLVEPKETCIMDDLSEILCTPAPLPAPAPASSAPASAPSPSSQNHVTER
- the mob2a gene encoding MOB kinase activator 2a isoform X1, with product MVGDYCSFSRDKTVMHSQRNSRSGLSCKMVLQAVGKVLRKSKTKPNGKKPPTEEKKQYLEPEFTKIRVVDFDLKELVVLPREIDLNEWLASNTTTFFNLINLQYSTISEFCTGDTCQAMTACNTIYYWYDERGKKTKCTAPQYVDFVMSLCQKLVTDEEIFPTKYGKEFPNSFESLVKKICRYLFHVLAHLYWAHFKETVALDLQGHLNTLYAHFIVFVREFNLVEPKETCIMDDLSEILCTPAPLPAPAPASSAPASAPSPSSQNHVTER